Proteins from a single region of Weeksella virosa DSM 16922:
- a CDS encoding GNAT family N-acetyltransferase: MIELIYLLYIALRFGFLAKRYRKNIFLWVVLSGIFYVISLIFIAFNIHLFSMFDLMPKLTEMNESYQMWIPVLAGLFVAFGVYRIVEKNFRKDKQLAEEIEQAKLQKKEAVKRRDIHYFFHTVNPTNVHHILPLAKRVWSTTYKMILSQEQIDYMLAMMYDEKKILSEVDQGDCWEILKVDNISVGYLHYKLEDDGRVFLSKIYLDSASQQQGLGKIMLAQVVEFAESKAARAIYLTVNKHNEKAISFYERNGFVRVQEAVFEIGNGYVMDDYIYQKNL; this comes from the coding sequence ATGATAGAATTGATATATCTTTTATACATAGCCCTACGTTTTGGTTTTTTAGCCAAACGATATAGAAAAAACATATTTTTGTGGGTTGTTTTATCAGGAATTTTTTATGTGATTTCGCTGATATTTATCGCCTTCAATATTCATTTATTCTCGATGTTTGATTTGATGCCAAAACTTACAGAGATGAATGAGAGTTACCAAATGTGGATTCCAGTTTTAGCAGGATTATTTGTTGCTTTTGGAGTTTATCGTATTGTGGAAAAAAACTTCAGAAAAGATAAGCAATTGGCCGAGGAAATAGAGCAAGCCAAACTACAGAAAAAAGAAGCGGTAAAGCGAAGAGATATACATTATTTTTTTCATACCGTAAATCCTACCAATGTACATCATATCCTACCATTAGCCAAAAGAGTTTGGTCGACAACCTATAAAATGATACTCTCTCAAGAGCAAATAGATTATATGCTTGCGATGATGTATGATGAAAAGAAAATTTTATCGGAAGTGGATCAAGGTGATTGCTGGGAGATTCTTAAGGTAGACAACATTTCGGTAGGGTATTTGCATTATAAATTAGAAGATGATGGACGTGTTTTTTTGTCCAAAATCTACTTAGACTCAGCAAGTCAGCAACAAGGTTTAGGGAAAATAATGTTGGCACAAGTAGTAGAATTTGCCGAATCTAAAGCGGCTAGAGCAATATACCTGACTGTGAATAAGCACAACGAAAAAGCAATCTCTTTCTATGAAAGAAATGGTTTTGTGAGAGTGCAAGAAGCTGTTTTCGAAATCGGGAATGGTTATGTGATGGATGATTATATTTATCAGAAAAATCTATAG